Within Hyla sarda isolate aHylSar1 chromosome 7, aHylSar1.hap1, whole genome shotgun sequence, the genomic segment AAGCATTtgactttttacatttttggatCTTCTGTTTCTACCAAACCCCCCTGAAATTATTTCATGtaataatgttgtttttttttacggtaTTTTAGCTCAGTTTTATTCAAGTAAATGGCACTGTGCTGCAATACCAGGCATGGCCACCATCTAACGTATGGATGTGCCTTGTGACTAAAGAAGAGGATGTAGCATTTCTATTCAATTGATTGGCAGGGTTTAGGGAGTTAGACCCCCAGCAATCTGATATTTAAGGCCTGTCCTAAAGGTAGACCAGCAAAATTGTAGcgacggaaaacccctttaacataaagtaGTTAGACAGTTTCTGTTTTAGTCAATAAATGTATACATGATGTAATTTAGTTTGTGTATAATGAAGGCAGTgtattttgtacctttgttttgatCCTCAAATGTACagtgcacattatatatatataaaatatctaTATCTACAACAAGATTCCTTTACTCTGGCAACAGTCGTACCACatattaaatataatatattctgtattacAAACTGGCCACAAAGTGAGAAAAAATCTAATGTAAATCCACTTACATGTTCTACCATACAATatactattttattattgtttatgtttttacttttaatatTAAATTGTTTCCAACCAGAATTACAATGGATGCCAGATTAAATGAATGTTGTTGCAGCAGCTAAAATGCTAGATCTACATTAACATGTACTCGTCACCCACACTAACAGAAGCTGACGTTCTGAGACACGAAGAAGCGTCTATGAAAATGAAGCAAATCACTTCAATTGAACTAGTGAAACGCTTACTGAATTGGCAAACTACATTTACCAATATACAAAGTCAGGTCTAGAAATGATCTCTGACAATGTTTGAAGGCAACAAATACTCAGATCAGGAGTGGAGAAAAGGAGTAAGCCATTCACATCTAGGATGTAGAAAGAGTTTAAAGGGTCCAAGTAACCTACAACTAATAGGAGAAGTAAATACGATACTAAATACATAAGTGACCATCTTCAGAAAATTGCCCAGCTTGAATTTTCTAGGCTCATTGGTTATCTGGCTGGTAAAAATTCTCCAGTCCTGATGTATACACAACTACTACAAGAGGCCATGCTGTGAGGGAATACTAGTCTTCATATAGACAAATCTACATAAATATTCACGGCACAAACTAAAGATTAAGACATAATCAGAATATCTGCTCTGTTTTAACATTTAATTTATGGGTATTGTTGGCATGAATATTGAAACCCAAACTGAAATGTATGGGATTTCCAGATAATCTAGTTCTAGAGCAGGATTTCTGGCCATTTGTCCTAAGCCAACAAAGAAAATGGGTTTCATGATATCCAAAATGCCAACAATACTGAGTGATATTCAGATAAATCCCAATATATTATTTCTCTAGCGCAACTAACATTTTGTATTCACAACTAGAAGCCTTTCTATAACTAAAGAGATGCAATCCCACCAGAAATTAAAATGGATTATTGACCGCTATGAAATCAATGAACTATGTTATTGTAATGAGAATGTGTTCAATACCTCCAATTATATAGAAAAGTGATattgtttaaagggttactccacccctagacatcttatcccctatccaaaggataggggataagatgtctgatcgctccggaagcgctggagggtctggctcgtgaccacggggacggaagatcgtgacatcacgactccgccctcgtgtgacatcacgccccaccctctcaatgcaagtctatgggagggggcgtgacagccatcacgccccctcccatagacttgcattgagggggcagggcgttacgtcacacgggggcagagtcgtgatgtcacgatcttccgtccccgtggtcgggagccagaccctccagcgcttccggagcagtaacaggtgggtgctgcgtgctatattgcagggctccccagtagctcctttggataggggataagatgtctaggggtggagtacccctttaataaaatgtttcaAAATGTCTTGCATGGCATAAtgcttctaaggctgggttcatacacagtattttgatcagtatGTTTAGCTGAAACCAAGAGTACAACGGATACAGAGAAAACAATACTGAAAAGATTTGCACCCTTTTCTGTGTTTGTGCCAACCCAGCTTCAAAAGCAATATGGACCTGCACTGTCCATACTCCAGCAGCTCTGTCTCCAAGGCTCCTGTATCTAGTTAGTGTGTCAGCGCTATAAAATAACATTGCGTTCTAGAGCAGAGGCTCCCCTACTGAATATGGGAGCCTAGGAAACACAGCAGGATGCATATATCAGAGCAGCACGCAGCATGGATCAGCATCGGTTGTGATGCTATTTGGAAGCAGAATCTGCTCTGCAAGATACTTCGAAAAAGGATTACTGTGCACACCTCTGCACTATAATCATGtctctatataatgtgaggtccaCTTTAAGCATAGTCATATTTTAGTTACTTGAAACCAATCTAAATTGTTAGACAAGTCTTTGCTTAACTGCGTATAATAAAACATAACATTATGGCAATGGAAATATCACTCCACCAAATATCAACCATGTTCCTGTTTACAAAAACTGACGGATAAAACTTTCGACTTGTCAAAGCCAGACTGCtaattttgacatttttaaaagccACCAGGTGGTAAAATGTGATTTACTCGCTATAGCGGTCAATGATTCATTGTAAAATTGTGCGATTGCATCTCAGAAAAGAAGGTGGAGGGTGGTTCTTTTTTTAAACCAACCTGCAAGCATCCCCAGATGCAGACACAGGGGAAGCGGGGGGATTTTTTTTGGAAGGGGAAGGACATTCAAGGTCACTATCCTCCACTGAACATAGAGGAGCCCTTAAATCCTTTAGATCTTCTTTGACAGTGGCATTGTCCTCAAATACATCATCGTCGCCCATGTCGTCAGAGCAAAAATCAGTGCTTCCCAAAAGCATACTAGAAGATGTGCCCGCATGAAGACTTCTAGAGTAGCCATCAAGCTCTTGGAACCTGTTCAGGCTATGGACACTTGagcttggtgaaaaagaaaatatatagtggagcaagGTTTTGCTTTTTGAAGAATCACTGTCTGCCTTATCATCGATAATAGGTATACATACAGATCCAAGACTAGTGTCCAGATATGGAATTTTGAGTGGCTTGGGTGAGAGAGATGGACCATGTACCCCATTACAGTTTTTCATTGAAATGGTATTAGTAAATTCAGCTCCATTTTTTTGAAATTGGAATTTATTGTTTGCAAAAAAATGTTCTTCGGCTGTATGTAGTTTTCCTTCTGAGCTAGTTCTTTCCACAAACTCACAGGTCCCAGATGACGCTGCAGTCTTTTGGTCCACATCATTCAGTGACTTCGAGAATGGGAGAGAAGACTTAGCTTTAGGGGGCTTCACAATGTTGCTATAGGTTTTTGTATCTGCATGTTCCATAGAAAAGCCATCTTGACAAATAATGGTTACGGTGGCCCCTGATGTCCTAGAACTCTGGCATTTGGGATTTTTCAACACAACAGCAGACTGCAATGGACTTTGATGACAACATTCAGAAAATACAGCACTGGAACTGCATGCAGAACAGTGAAAAAagcatagaaagtaaaaaaagaatGACAAGAGAAGACAATCATTGTGATAAATTAAGAGTAAACAATACAGAGACAACATGGGGTGGAACAAGGCAGAACATACAAAACATGTACACAAAATATATGACCAAAGTCTATGGACTGAGTACATTTaatctttatatacatttttatataaatgATGAACATAAAACCGGTTAATACCTGCAGATATCTTGGCTGGATGGTGTCACTGATGTCCGTGGAAAGCTATTTGGTGCAGTAACTGAAGTCGGACTTCCTGCCTGAAGGATAGAAAACACTAGCCTTAGTTGCAGCATCATAAATTAAACTTATGTGGCCTTAATCGAAAAAAGGAAACAAACAACAATTTTTTTACTGATAACAAACAATTGTTAGGGATCAACCAGTCAATTTAatgcattaaatgggcactctcattaaaactaatttctgctattgcactccttatggtaaataaaaaatctttcttatgtactttattttaaaaaaatgaagttttctatgttttatttatgtttaaaaaagctgccactaggtgtctccctacttgtccagagtaaatccctcccccccatctcttgcacagaccctgaactcctgctggcctggcagaggtCCAAGATCAGGAAatactgagaggggggggggggggggtgtgcaggcttatccaatcatagctcatctcacactgaactgctctgggctgtgtgtagcagagtgagggaggaagttctcccctgtatgtcttcagataatgtcacacctgctgggtaatgcccctttctagtctgtgaacctgactgagactgagcagaaaatacagagcaatatcaaaaactaaacacataataaaaataaaggcggggTGGTTAATTAAGATGGGGGCAGCGGACTGGGAGGATTGGCGGCCAGCTTGAATACCCCCCACACATGTACCATCCCGCTCCCCTGTTTGTAATCCTGCAATGACGATGCCAATGAAATAAAGAAGTCCCTGCTCCAcatactgggtgagtgctccgcatcTTTTCTTGGTTATCATACTCTTTAAAACAGATTACTAGATGGTCAACACTGCAGGCCACTATAGTCCAAATGTTAACCCTGCTGTTGGTGCAGTAAAGCTATTCATAAAGATTTGGTGAGTGCCGCTGACTATTCTGAATTATTTGACTCATTACAGTCTCTTTTAACGTTAGAAGACAAGAAGATTAAGCAAGAGTGACTCACAAGTATATGTTAATgggttgtcatggcaacatgGATTTAGTGAAGGTAGGAGTGCgtaacattttccttttttcatgaCTCTGGACTGAAGATTTTCTCCAGCATTCACCAATATTGAATTATTCAGAATGTACTAAATTACTTTAATGTCAAGTTTTAGATTATTTTCTGCAGATCAACTTGTTTTACAGAACACTgctcaaaatatatatttcttcAGAAACACAATTGAATATACCTATGTCTGTTatgtggagttcaatagaactatcCACAGAACTTGCAATTTTCCTATTGCCTGAATTTATAAAGGTTAGTATTGATCTTACTGCAAGCAATTGATGTCACTGTATCTAATGGTCCTATGAATAAAATTGTTAGGGGTCTTGCTGCAACTAGCCTAATACTTTTCAATCCACATCCTGAAATACTTTGATAGAATAATTAAAGCTGATGAGGGCCACAATGGTTGGGGGGTTATTGTGGGTGATgggcctcaaaggggtactctggtaactAAAACGTATCTGTTCTGATGTGTCTGATCgctcagccggtgattggctaagGGAATTGTCACTCCGGTGTGTCTCAGAGTGGGGGCCGCTCTGCTCCGAGGGAACAAGTGAGTAGCCAGGCCCCTTTCTGGAGATTGGTAGGATCCCCTGCAATCAAACACATCCCctttcctgtggacaggggataaatgTAGTTCCCCAGACTTACCCttcaagtaccgtatttttcgccgtataagacccactttttcttccccaaaactgggggggaaaagttgatgTGTCTTatgcggcgaatacacacctatcgggtcggtcccggcggccatcaacggccgggacccgcggctaatacaggacatcaccgatcgcggtgatgccctgtattaacccttcagacgcggcgatcaatgctgaccgccacgtctggagcgaaagtgacagtaacccggctgctcagtcaggctgttcgggaacgccgcggggaaatcacggcatcccgaacagcttacaggacaccgggagggaccttatctgcctcctcagtgtctgctccgtgccggggtcccttgcatggcggcgctctccttcgacgtcatcacgtcgtcgtgcacgccgtcccgtcatccaataggagcggcgtgcatggcgacgtgatgacggcgacggagagcgtggatcccggggaagaagatgtccggacaccccggggacgcggtgacagcgatggagcgacatccagggcagcggtgacgggtccagagcggcagggacacgtgagtattacctcctatccagtggtcttcaacctgtggacctccagatgttgcacaactacaacacccagcatgcccggacagccaatggctgcccgggcatgctgggagttatagttttgcaacatctggaggtccgcaggttgaagatcactgttgagtgcagaatcttttttttctagattttgcacctttaaaattgggtgcgtcttatatgccggtgcgtcctatagggcgaaaaatacggtacatctttATTCCAGCTTTGACAAGTGAATGTTTACTCAATGTGTGATAGATAATTATGCTACAATATTAAAGTAGCTGGATTGGTacaaggtactgagtaacatataactttgtgggatctgacaagtaCTTCTTGAGTttaacaacaatttttttttagagggAAACTTTCATTTATTTTACCTACAATGCAACTCATTTCATTGTACTTGCTGAACATTTCCTCAAGCATAACttgatacacattagatggtcttCTGTAGCATGTATGTCCTGCTGCAAACCAGTCCAAAGCTAAGTTTGCAGGACAAAGCTAGGCTACTATAccaaaaacacaataaaacccattacggtatatatatatatatatatatatatatatatatatatatatatatatatacatacacacacacacaaacacacaatagACACATCACAGGACTTGGTTTATAGTGACAAATATttctattaaatgggtactccactggcaaccCAATACAAGtcaa encodes:
- the LOC130282304 gene encoding uncharacterized protein LOC130282304 isoform X2, with translation MKMHQMSSIPSRDVHSTCFQKKAKEREEQANVGQTADVHRPHPFSLDYWSHARGRSFNKDTLMHSCWKMKLQNEKSLGRSVSRSSNISKAGSPTSVTAPNSFPRTSVTPSSQDICSSSAVFSECCHQSPLQSAVVLKNPKCQSSRTSGATVTIICQDGFSMEHADTKTYSNIVKPPKAKSSLPFSKSLNDVDQKTAASSGTCEFVERTSSEGKLHTAEEHFFANNKFQFQKNGAEFTNTISMKNCNGVHGPSLSPKPLKIPYLDTSLGSVCIPIIDDKADSDSSKSKTLLHYIFSFSPSSSVHSLNRFQELDGYSRSLHAGTSSSMLLGSTDFCSDDMGDDDVFEDNATVKEDLKDLRAPLCSVEDSDLECPSPSKKNPPASPVSASGDACRICHCEGDDESPLITPCHCTGSLHFVHQACLQQWIKSSDTRCCELCKFEFIMETKLKPLRKWEKLQMTSSERRKIMCSVTFHIIAITCVVWSLYVLIDRTAEEIKLGQTTGILEWPFWTKLVVVAIGFTGGLLFMYVQCKVYVQLWKRLKAYNRVIYVQNCPETCKKKTFEKTTVIIEPNLESKEALGIHHSDTNSSYYTEPEDCGAAILQV
- the LOC130282304 gene encoding uncharacterized protein LOC130282304 isoform X3, which gives rise to MKMHQMSSIPSRDVHSTCFQKKAKEREEQNEKSLGRSVSRSSNISKAGSPTSVTAPNSFPRTSVTPSSQDICSSSAVFSECCHQSPLQSAVVLKNPKCQSSRTSGATVTIICQDGFSMEHADTKTYSNIVKPPKAKSSLPFSKSLNDVDQKTAASSGTCEFVERTSSEGKLHTAEEHFFANNKFQFQKNGAEFTNTISMKNCNGVHGPSLSPKPLKIPYLDTSLGSVCIPIIDDKADSDSSKSKTLLHYIFSFSPSSSVHSLNRFQELDGYSRSLHAGTSSSMLLGSTDFCSDDMGDDDVFEDNATVKEDLKDLRAPLCSVEDSDLECPSPSKKNPPASPVSASGDACRICHCEGDDESPLITPCHCTGSLHFVHQACLQQWIKSSDTRCCELCKFEFIMETKLKPLRKWEKLQMTSSERRKIMCSVTFHIIAITCVVWSLYVLIDRTAEEIKLGQTTGIKLALARSNKTIVEYKTTSLLKRISRFQAVPAPSSGILEWPFWTKLVVVAIGFTGGLLFMYVQCKVYVQLWKRLKAYNRVIYVQNCPETCKKKTFEKTTVIIEPNLESKEALGIHHSDTNSSYYTEPEDCGAAILQV